The following are encoded in a window of Nicotiana tomentosiformis unplaced genomic scaffold, ASM39032v3 Un00119, whole genome shotgun sequence genomic DNA:
- the LOC138903904 gene encoding uncharacterized protein, whose amino-acid sequence MTTLCKKVESMDEEIQIIRKTASSQQHDSKNAEIRRSEVSKIPELEGSSTASSSSAKKKEEIKPRYTNINMNNLFSKPKAMDKQEDMKAMDQQGDIKNLQKQ is encoded by the exons ATGACTACACTTTGTAAGAAAGTGGAAAGTATGGATGAAGAGATACAGATAATAAGAAAAACAGCTAGTAGTCAGCAGCATGACTCAaaaaatgcggagataagacgatcggaagtctctaaaattccagagctagaag gaagcagcacagctagcagttcatctgcaaagaagaaggaagagatTAAACCTAGATACacaaatataaatatgaataatttattttcaaaacc GAAAGCTATGGATAAACAAGAAGATATGAAAGCTATGGATCAACAAGGAGATATCAAGAACTTACAAAAACAG